TAACACCAAAGCACCGATTATTATAATCGCAGCTCCCCATATTGCTTTAACCCCAATATTTAATGTTAATATACCTCCTAAAAATGAACCTAATAAAAATGAAGAAACAATTGTAAAAAGACGAATAGTACGAATAGCTGCCTCATGATCCTTTTGGGTGAAAGCAATATATGCCTCCCTTGCAGCTGATCGTAAATTACCCGTGGACATAGTTGAGCTATACGGAGAATCCGCAATTTTCGAAAATGAGCATACTTGAATGGACGCAACTAATGAAATTGTAACATTTACAATAATATTAGGAATGGTACTAGGTATAAATCCTATTAGAAAAAGGACTATGATTTCAAAAATTAAAACTACCCTTGGCCAGTCAAGTATGAATACACGTGATGAATTATCTTTTATTGCTTGAACAACAATTACTCCAATTACGAAAGCTACAATAGCTGGAAGATTAGAAAGTGCCTTCATCCATTCTCCTTTTGCAGCATAAATAGCTAAGAGTACAATATTCCCAGTTTGGGCATTAGCGAAAACGCCTCCCCTTCCTATGAATGTATAAGAATCCAAAAAACCTCCCGCAATTGCAAGAAGTATTCCAAATCTAAAGGACTCATGTATAACATGTTGTGAATGTAATTTTCTAATTCTTCTTTGCATTAAATTTAAGTTTATTTTAATCAAAATTTAAAGACTCCTTTTATTATCTTTCTCCAAGCTTTAGGTTTGGTATTGCATTTAGTGTTAATGGTGAAACTCTTCCCTTTATTAATTCAAAATAAGCTGCACTTCCAATCATAGC
This window of the Clostridium estertheticum genome carries:
- a CDS encoding YoaK family protein, which produces MIKINLNLMQRRIRKLHSQHVIHESFRFGILLAIAGGFLDSYTFIGRGGVFANAQTGNIVLLAIYAAKGEWMKALSNLPAIVAFVIGVIVVQAIKDNSSRVFILDWPRVVLIFEIIVLFLIGFIPSTIPNIIVNVTISLVASIQVCSFSKIADSPYSSTMSTGNLRSAAREAYIAFTQKDHEAAIRTIRLFTIVSSFLLGSFLGGILTLNIGVKAIWGAAIIIIGALVLYNINNS